In a genomic window of Roseiflexus castenholzii DSM 13941:
- a CDS encoding MFS transporter yields the protein MTITPSQRSAFAARTFAALRHRNYRLWFFGQMVSLFGSWMQTTAQGFLVFQLTGSPAYLGYVGFAAGIPAWALTLYGGVVADRMPRRTLLIITQTAQMALAFALAALVFSGIVQPWHIVALSFLLGIANAFDAPARLAFVRELVDKEDLTNGIALNATMFNLATTTGPAMAGVTYTLVGPAWCFMLNGISFLAVIGALWRMRMAPQPVAPRSASAWRDLREGLSYILHEPVVRTLIALVGATSCFGISFATLFPAWAVRILGGDAATTGLLQSARGLGALLGALLIASLGRFQFKGRLLTVGTFAFPTLLIVLTFTTWLPLTLVLLTASGLAVILIMNLANALVQTLTPDALRGRVMAVYSMVFFGMMPIGALWIGVIAERAGEPTAVISGALVVLGVAALIRLAVPQIRKLT from the coding sequence ATGACTATCACACCGTCGCAGCGTAGCGCGTTTGCCGCAAGGACATTCGCAGCGTTACGGCATCGTAATTATCGCCTCTGGTTCTTCGGGCAGATGGTATCGCTCTTCGGCTCCTGGATGCAAACCACTGCTCAGGGATTTCTGGTCTTTCAACTGACCGGTTCGCCCGCGTACCTGGGGTATGTCGGGTTCGCCGCCGGCATTCCTGCGTGGGCGCTGACTCTCTATGGCGGCGTGGTCGCCGATCGTATGCCGCGCCGAACTCTGCTGATCATCACGCAGACGGCGCAGATGGCGCTGGCATTCGCGCTGGCGGCGCTCGTGTTCAGCGGTATCGTCCAACCCTGGCATATTGTCGCACTCTCGTTCCTGCTAGGGATCGCCAATGCGTTCGACGCTCCGGCGCGCCTGGCATTCGTGCGTGAACTGGTGGACAAGGAAGACCTGACGAATGGCATTGCGCTCAACGCGACGATGTTCAACCTGGCGACGACGACCGGACCGGCGATGGCGGGGGTGACCTACACTCTGGTGGGACCGGCGTGGTGTTTCATGCTGAACGGCATCTCGTTCCTGGCGGTCATTGGCGCGCTCTGGCGCATGCGGATGGCGCCGCAGCCGGTTGCGCCACGCAGCGCCTCGGCGTGGCGCGACCTGCGCGAGGGGTTGAGTTACATCCTGCACGAACCGGTGGTGCGCACGCTGATTGCGCTGGTGGGGGCGACGAGTTGTTTTGGCATCTCGTTTGCGACCCTCTTCCCGGCATGGGCGGTGCGCATTCTGGGGGGCGACGCCGCCACAACCGGTCTCTTGCAATCGGCGCGCGGTCTGGGAGCGCTGCTGGGAGCGTTGCTGATTGCGTCACTGGGGCGCTTTCAGTTCAAAGGGCGTCTATTGACAGTCGGCACATTTGCGTTCCCAACACTGCTCATTGTGCTGACCTTCACGACCTGGCTGCCGCTGACCCTGGTGCTCCTGACGGCTTCGGGGCTGGCGGTGATCCTGATCATGAACCTGGCAAATGCGCTGGTGCAGACGCTGACACCCGATGCGCTGCGGGGTCGGGTGATGGCGGTCTACAGCATGGTCTTTTTCGGAATGATGCCAATCGGTGCGCTCTGGATCGGGGTGATCGCCGAGCGAGCCGGTGAACCGACGGCAGTGATCAGCGGGGCGCTGGTGGTCCTGGGAGTCGCAGCGCTCATACGTTTGGCTGTGCCGCAGATACGGAAGTTGACGTGA
- a CDS encoding DUF3592 domain-containing protein: MWRVHQQNQIATMVKAQGAVVEVVSRTRTQGEKRSTLHYAVVEFRTANGETIRFEDTMGSNPPAYRVGDAVEVLYDPQTPQSAMIDSWWIWMPSTIVMVVGGSFAVIGGLAWLDAFFNLIKPGGLLGLPGILLLRRRRG, translated from the coding sequence ATGTGGCGCGTGCATCAGCAAAATCAGATCGCCACGATGGTCAAGGCACAGGGCGCCGTTGTCGAAGTCGTCTCACGAACAAGAACCCAGGGCGAAAAACGAAGCACACTCCACTATGCAGTCGTGGAGTTTCGCACGGCGAACGGCGAGACAATTCGCTTTGAGGACACTATGGGCAGCAACCCGCCAGCCTACCGCGTGGGTGATGCCGTCGAAGTGCTGTACGACCCGCAAACGCCGCAGTCGGCGATGATCGACTCCTGGTGGATATGGATGCCTTCGACGATTGTGATGGTGGTCGGTGGTTCTTTTGCGGTTATAGGCGGACTTGCATGGCTCGATGCATTCTTCAATCTCATCAAACCCGGCGGTCTGCTGGGATTGCCGGGCATTCTGCTGCTGCGCCGGAGACGCGGGTAG
- a CDS encoding DegT/DnrJ/EryC1/StrS family aminotransferase — translation MAVLAVNGGSPVRTRPWPRWPQWDAREEQRVLDVLRSDDWGGFAPVVEEFERAFAQHHDTAFGIAAVNGTQTLVAALMAAGIGPGDEVIVPPYTFIATASAVRLVGATPVFADIEADTYNLDPDAAAAAITSRTRAIIPVHFAGHAADMDRFTTLAQRHHLLLIEDAAHAHGASWRGRKCGSLGDVGSFSFQSSKNMTAGEGGALTTNNRALADAIRSRVNQGRAIGGAWYEHPHLGTNMRLSAWQAAVLLAQLERLDEQTDRRMACARRLNAFFADVEGIQPMRWDERADRHAFHLYMVRYDERAFGVPRDRFEQALEAEGIPCSTGYPFPLYRQASLGAAFARAEACPNAEQACREAIWLPQWLLLADPDEMDDVATAIIKIRDHRDELRYAVVH, via the coding sequence ATGGCAGTCCTCGCAGTCAATGGCGGTTCACCGGTGCGCACTCGCCCCTGGCCCCGCTGGCCGCAGTGGGATGCGCGTGAAGAGCAGCGGGTGCTCGATGTGCTCCGCAGCGACGATTGGGGCGGGTTCGCGCCGGTTGTGGAGGAGTTTGAGCGCGCTTTTGCACAGCACCACGATACAGCATTCGGCATTGCCGCAGTCAACGGCACGCAAACGCTGGTCGCGGCGCTCATGGCAGCGGGCATCGGTCCCGGCGATGAGGTGATTGTTCCCCCCTACACCTTCATCGCTACCGCATCAGCGGTGCGGCTGGTCGGCGCCACCCCGGTGTTCGCCGATATCGAAGCGGACACCTACAACCTCGACCCTGATGCAGCAGCGGCGGCAATTACGTCGCGCACCCGCGCGATCATTCCGGTGCATTTCGCGGGTCACGCTGCGGATATGGATCGCTTCACGACGCTGGCGCAGCGCCATCATCTGCTGTTGATCGAAGACGCCGCGCATGCGCACGGCGCGTCGTGGCGCGGTCGGAAGTGCGGATCGCTCGGCGATGTCGGGTCGTTCAGTTTCCAGAGCAGCAAAAATATGACGGCTGGCGAGGGTGGCGCGCTGACAACGAACAACCGGGCGCTTGCCGATGCCATCCGCAGCCGCGTCAATCAGGGGCGCGCTATCGGCGGCGCCTGGTATGAGCACCCACATCTGGGCACGAATATGCGTCTCTCTGCCTGGCAGGCTGCCGTTCTCCTGGCGCAACTCGAACGTCTCGATGAACAGACCGACCGGCGCATGGCATGCGCGCGCCGCCTGAATGCGTTCTTCGCCGATGTCGAGGGCATTCAGCCGATGCGCTGGGACGAACGCGCCGACCGACACGCCTTCCATCTGTACATGGTGCGCTACGATGAACGCGCCTTTGGCGTGCCACGCGACCGGTTCGAGCAGGCGCTCGAAGCGGAAGGCATTCCATGCTCGACGGGCTATCCCTTCCCGCTCTACCGACAGGCGTCGCTTGGTGCGGCGTTTGCCCGGGCAGAGGCATGCCCAAATGCCGAACAGGCGTGCCGTGAGGCGATCTGGCTGCCGCAATGGCTGCTGCTCGCCGATCCCGACGAAATGGATGACGTCGCGACTGCCATTATCAAAATCCGTGACCATCGGGATGAACTGCGCTATGCTGTCGTCCACTGA
- the amrB gene encoding AmmeMemoRadiSam system protein B, with amino-acid sequence MLSSTDQYPKLRAIDIRRVMHDGQPSLLLRDPLQISDRFLVISQGLGPALLFCDGKHHRATIAGKLRSMLGVPVDSALVNRLVDALDEAFLLDNLRFREEHARALARYRAAPFRPPALAGQSYPADPAELRRLLDDFIAAVGPVAPAPPTGRGVLSPHIDYARGGRVYAQVWQRAAEMVRAAEIVLLIGTDHYSPEPVTLTRQRYATPLGVLPTDTSVVDALAAAIGEDAAFAGELYHRVEHSLELVAVWLQYIRGDAPCPVIPILAGSFARYMDGDDPATDPRFEALITALRRIIASRHAVVIISGDMSHVGPAFGGAPLSNADKEALRRADELVIDRMRAGDAAGFFRVIAETGDRQNICGLPPTYLALRLMDAVEGELTAYAQCPADDEETSVVSICGMVFG; translated from the coding sequence ATGCTGTCGTCCACTGATCAGTATCCCAAACTGCGCGCTATCGATATTCGCCGGGTGATGCACGATGGGCAACCGTCGTTGCTGCTGCGCGATCCGCTCCAGATTTCAGACCGCTTCCTGGTGATTTCGCAGGGACTCGGTCCAGCGTTGCTCTTCTGCGACGGCAAGCATCACCGCGCGACGATTGCCGGGAAACTTCGCTCGATGCTCGGCGTGCCGGTTGATAGTGCGCTGGTCAATCGTCTGGTCGATGCGCTCGATGAAGCGTTCCTGCTGGACAATCTGCGTTTCAGGGAAGAACACGCGCGGGCGCTTGCCCGGTATCGCGCGGCGCCGTTTCGCCCGCCAGCCCTGGCAGGACAGTCGTACCCCGCCGATCCGGCGGAACTGCGCCGGTTGCTCGATGATTTCATTGCCGCAGTCGGTCCGGTCGCTCCGGCGCCGCCAACCGGTCGCGGTGTGCTCAGCCCGCATATCGATTACGCGCGCGGCGGTCGGGTGTATGCCCAGGTCTGGCAGCGCGCCGCCGAGATGGTGCGCGCTGCTGAAATCGTTCTTCTGATCGGCACCGATCACTATAGCCCCGAACCGGTCACGCTGACACGCCAGCGGTATGCGACGCCCCTCGGCGTCCTGCCGACCGATACGTCGGTCGTCGATGCATTGGCGGCAGCCATCGGCGAAGATGCTGCATTTGCGGGCGAATTGTATCACCGTGTCGAACACTCGCTCGAACTGGTAGCGGTGTGGTTGCAATACATACGCGGAGATGCGCCTTGCCCGGTTATTCCCATTTTGGCAGGTTCATTTGCACGCTATATGGACGGCGACGACCCGGCGACCGATCCGCGCTTCGAGGCGCTGATTACAGCCCTGCGTCGGATTATTGCCTCCCGACACGCTGTGGTAATCATCTCCGGCGATATGTCGCACGTCGGACCGGCATTTGGCGGAGCGCCGTTGAGCAACGCCGATAAAGAGGCGTTGCGCCGCGCCGATGAACTGGTGATCGACCGAATGCGCGCCGGCGACGCTGCCGGTTTCTTTCGCGTCATTGCCGAAACCGGTGATCGCCAGAATATTTGTGGACTGCCGCCGACATATCTGGCGCTGCGTCTGATGGACGCCGTCGAAGGTGAGTTGACGGCGTATGCGCAATGCCCGGCAGACGACGAGGAAACGTCGGTGGTGTCGATCTGTGGGATGGTGTTTGGGTGA
- a CDS encoding SH3 domain-containing protein has protein sequence MRSIIGVIALILALTGCGGIPLPGIGGAPTAVEQPTPPIDTTTPVVTDTATLQPSPEVTPTLAATTVAEAPLPPVTMPEPTTPVVLSPSLTATVAAPTDTPGPTEEPLYLQPSPIPGLPTAPLPTDTPTPSATPTATPVASPTPDANMTPSPTPTPTYPPVPIVSSLRGTVANPGNVRADPNVSATPIDRVNQGEEVQLLGRSDNGRWYLVLTVRGVAGWVSATLLNVPPETAVLVPVNPDIALPTPPGGTP, from the coding sequence ATGCGATCCATTATTGGAGTTATCGCTCTGATCCTGGCGCTTACAGGATGCGGCGGCATCCCGCTGCCCGGGATCGGCGGCGCGCCGACAGCCGTCGAGCAACCAACGCCACCGATTGATACTACTACGCCGGTGGTTACCGACACTGCGACGCTACAACCATCGCCGGAAGTGACCCCGACCCTCGCGGCAACGACGGTTGCCGAAGCGCCTTTGCCCCCGGTAACCATGCCTGAGCCGACCACACCTGTCGTCCTATCACCATCGCTAACGGCGACCGTAGCCGCGCCAACCGACACCCCCGGACCGACGGAAGAACCGTTGTATCTGCAACCATCCCCGATCCCCGGCTTGCCGACTGCGCCACTACCGACCGACACGCCAACTCCGAGCGCGACACCAACTGCCACGCCTGTGGCGTCGCCGACGCCGGATGCGAATATGACGCCATCGCCGACGCCAACTCCCACGTATCCACCGGTGCCGATTGTGTCGTCGCTGCGCGGAACAGTAGCGAACCCCGGCAATGTGCGCGCCGATCCGAATGTCAGCGCCACACCCATCGACCGCGTGAACCAGGGTGAAGAGGTGCAATTATTGGGGCGCAGCGATAACGGGCGCTGGTACCTGGTGCTGACCGTGCGCGGCGTGGCGGGTTGGGTCAGCGCCACACTGCTGAATGTGCCGCCGGAGACGGCCGTGCTGGTGCCGGTCAACCCCGACATCGCACTGCCAACACCGCCAGGCGGGACGCCGTAG
- a CDS encoding MBL fold metallo-hydrolase, with protein sequence MIFRQFLNEAISAASYLIGCVQSGESAVVDPGLPPEEYLMAAADKGLRITAIIETHFHADYFSTGRALAALTGAPIYAPSRDDIENEITGASVHYPHIRVRDGDEIRIGNIILRAIHTPGHTPEHMAYAVIDTPRAGEPWMVLTGDSLFVNDVARTDLVNLPLAGPEVIYQSMQRLLELPDYCEIYPAHYGGSACGGKQMSGKPVSTIGFERRFNWLLQARDAQEFVALGGVVPREAVESVLIHRNTNRGVLPLPAEATRAAIHHRHHHAEAPALSLQQAYEAIQRGAVLVDLRPALAFAGGYPAGAVNITFNKSNMVERARLLLGTGTPLAFIGDIPLLAQETANLFIEEGFNIVGYVQEPVSAWLSSGLPVERIAVGDLDALHHHVQNGDAVILDVREPFEWEKGVIPNGSVDVRLISLGEIRQRWRELPTDRTIVTVCESGTRASAVASFLKRMGFSDLVNIAPQGMSDYVKRYETVRPELAMTT encoded by the coding sequence ATGATCTTTCGTCAGTTCCTCAATGAGGCGATCTCTGCGGCGTCGTATCTGATCGGATGTGTGCAGAGCGGCGAGAGTGCCGTGGTCGATCCGGGTCTGCCGCCGGAAGAGTATTTGATGGCGGCTGCCGATAAAGGCTTGCGCATTACGGCAATTATCGAGACGCACTTCCATGCCGACTATTTCTCGACCGGTCGGGCGCTGGCGGCGTTGACGGGTGCGCCGATTTATGCGCCCAGTCGTGACGATATCGAAAATGAGATTACCGGCGCATCGGTCCACTACCCGCACATACGTGTGCGCGACGGTGATGAAATCCGCATCGGCAATATCATTCTGCGGGCGATCCATACTCCCGGACACACGCCGGAGCATATGGCGTATGCGGTCATCGATACGCCACGCGCCGGCGAACCATGGATGGTTCTGACCGGCGATTCGCTGTTCGTTAACGATGTGGCGCGCACCGATCTGGTCAATCTGCCGCTTGCAGGACCTGAGGTGATCTATCAGAGCATGCAGCGACTGCTGGAACTGCCAGATTACTGCGAAATCTATCCAGCGCACTATGGCGGCTCGGCATGCGGCGGCAAGCAGATGAGCGGCAAGCCGGTCAGCACTATCGGGTTCGAGCGACGGTTCAACTGGCTGTTGCAGGCGCGTGATGCGCAGGAGTTTGTTGCGCTCGGTGGGGTTGTGCCACGCGAAGCGGTTGAGTCGGTGCTCATTCACCGCAATACGAACCGGGGGGTGCTGCCGCTCCCCGCCGAAGCCACCCGCGCGGCGATCCATCACCGTCATCACCACGCTGAGGCGCCAGCCCTGTCTCTCCAGCAGGCGTATGAAGCAATCCAGAGGGGCGCAGTCCTTGTTGACCTGCGACCGGCGCTGGCGTTTGCCGGAGGTTATCCGGCCGGTGCGGTCAATATTACGTTCAACAAGAGTAACATGGTGGAACGCGCCAGACTGCTCCTCGGAACCGGTACACCGCTGGCGTTCATCGGCGACATCCCGCTGTTGGCGCAGGAAACGGCAAACCTGTTTATTGAGGAGGGGTTCAACATTGTCGGGTATGTTCAAGAACCGGTCAGCGCCTGGCTGTCGAGCGGTCTGCCGGTCGAGCGGATCGCCGTGGGCGACCTGGATGCGCTCCATCACCACGTGCAGAACGGCGACGCTGTCATCCTGGATGTGCGTGAACCGTTCGAGTGGGAGAAAGGGGTGATCCCGAACGGCAGCGTCGATGTGCGTCTGATTTCGCTCGGAGAGATTCGGCAACGTTGGCGTGAATTGCCCACCGACCGCACGATTGTGACGGTGTGCGAAAGCGGGACGCGCGCCAGCGCCGTCGCCAGTTTCTTGAAACGGATGGGGTTTTCGGACCTTGTCAATATTGCGCCCCAGGGGATGAGCGACTATGTGAAGCGGTACGAAACGGTTCGTCCAGAATTGGCGATGACGACGTGA